CTGGTCGCCGTGCCAGGTGTAGTTCGACCAATAACGGCCGCCCTGCGCCTGTTCCGGGCTGACCTTCCGAATCCAGGTGTCCAACAACGCGTTGATACCACCGTTCATACGGGTGTTGCCCATCTTACCGAGAATACCGAGCACCGGCATACCTGCGCGATGCTTGAAGCACCGAGTACCTGCGCCCTTCATCATTTCGATCATTTCCGGAGCATAGCCCTGCTCGCGGAGACGACGCGCACCAGCCTCACCGCTATACCGCGTGGCAATGATCACCATCGCCTTGGCGGCATAGGTAAAGGCCGTATCCCAGGACACGCGAAGCATGTCGTCCAGGAAGCGGCTGTCAAACTTGTATTTCCGCTTGGTGTCTGGCGTCAGCTCGGGGGAACCGTCGTCCATCCACGCCTTCCAGCCTTTCCGCATCAACGGACCCTTCAAACGATAGGGGCCGTACACGCGGCGATGGAAGGTGAAGCCCTTCAAGCACATGCGCGGATTGTGCGCGAACGTGCCGCGGTTGCCGTAGAGGTCTTCATAGGTTTGGTGGTCATAGTTCTGCTCGACGCGCATGACCACACCGTTCCGGACGAAGGCCCGGATGCGGCAGGCGTGCGTGTCGTTCGGCGAACAACACCAGGTGAAGGATGAATCGTACCGGTATTGGTCGTGATAGACACGCTCCCACGAACGATCCGGATAGTCACCCAGCGGGTTCCCGACTTCAATGACCGGCTGGAGCGCGGTCAACGCCAGGACCTTGTCGGCCACCGCCACCGCGGCGACCGTTCCCGCAGAGACTTTCAAAAACTGTCTGCGTGACAAAAACATTGTGAACACCTCCTAAGTTGAGGGCTCAAAGAGCCCGCGTACCCTTTACTTCCGCACAGCTGAACTCCACCACCCCCCTTCCTGATGGATCTGCCCAAGAACCCACTCTCGTGTTTAGCTAAATCAAGCTCGTGATTCTTGATCTCGTTAGACATCTGGTGAACATTCTTGGTCATAACGGCACTTCGTTATCGCAATATCCAAACCATTGTTTTTGCGCAGGATCGCAATGGACGCAAATTTACAAGTTACTGTTATATAAAGACTATACGATCTACTACCGTGACAGGATCAAAATTCATGATCAGGCCATCAATGAGTAGTTCATGTACCAATGGCCCTAGTACGGATAAGACATAATTGCAGTAAGCGCTATAAAAACAATGTGTTGGATGGAATTCTGACTGCAATTATCTCGCGCTACCATTTGGTAACGACTTAGTCTTTTGTGGCCCAATTCATAAGCTGCTTGATTCAACCAATTTCTTGGAACGAGCGGCTTGACAGTACATGCCTGTCTCAGTAGAATCCCCCCTCTTCTTGAGTCCTCTTGAGAGCGGGAATAGCTCAGTGGTAGAGCATCGCCTTGCCAAGGCGAGGGTCGAGGGTTCAAATCCCTTTTCCCGCTCCATATTTACCTCACATACGTTTCTCTGGCGCCCAAAGCTGGCGCCCATTCTCTGAACCATAAATAGCTAATCGTCCGGCGGGCCCCAGCGCCCGCTGTGCCACTCCTCTGCCTATTTGATGCCGGCAACATCACTTTCCCGGCATAAAAATAGTCCGCCCTACCCCTCACCGCGCCCTAATACTCCCCAGTATGAGCGCGACGAATCCCACATATCTGATCTCATATGATCTCCCAATTGAGGTCAATCAGGCCGACTACGAGCTGCTCAGCCGGATCTTTGAGACCGTCACGATCAACGGGGATTGCTGGGAGGCCGCCGGGCCGCGCAACTCAACATCTCGCTACGTACGCCTGTCGCGGTGCAGCAATCCGTACCAGATCGGCTACGTCCACAGGTTTGTCTGTCACCTCTACCACGGCCTCCCGCTCAATCACCGCACGCACGAGTGCCACCATCTGTGCGGCAACAGAGTGTGCTGCCGGCCTAGCCACCTCGTACCACTCTCGATCGCTGAGCACCACTCGGCGACTCACTCTGCCGGGCAATACCTGAGCGGGGATCAGGTGAGCTGGTCCGTCCTCACCG
This genomic window from Nitrospira sp. contains:
- a CDS encoding molybdopterin-dependent oxidoreductase, with the protein product MFLSRRQFLKVSAGTVAAVAVADKVLALTALQPVIEVGNPLGDYPDRSWERVYHDQYRYDSSFTWCCSPNDTHACRIRAFVRNGVVMRVEQNYDHQTYEDLYGNRGTFAHNPRMCLKGFTFHRRVYGPYRLKGPLMRKGWKAWMDDGSPELTPDTKRKYKFDSRFLDDMLRVSWDTAFTYAAKAMVIIATRYSGEAGARRLREQGYAPEMIEMMKGAGTRCFKHRAGMPVLGILGKMGNTRMNGGINALLDTWIRKVSPEQAQGGRYWSNYTWHGDQNPAHPWWSGAQGSDIDLSDMRFSKLNTSWGKNFVENKMPEAHWKLECIERGARVVVITPEYNPTAYRADYWMPLRPESDG